The following coding sequences lie in one Arachis hypogaea cultivar Tifrunner chromosome 4, arahy.Tifrunner.gnm2.J5K5, whole genome shotgun sequence genomic window:
- the LOC112796197 gene encoding uncharacterized protein isoform X2, which produces MTPNLMENGATSKRKRLVKKYQAHAKVKEFEMKEVSSAAKLVRNFITKGDKGSNQAKIAQQPRRKISEIGDKYSRENSMEGRNKTLVDNVMNRSLRSSQNQVRSNVQLEEQPIPKKMKSKAKFPAMALDAFLHTEGVEVEREEEDDFESIGEDAGATEKEPANLINLKNNLKRPAMTLDAFLGDQGIHVEREEEHNEVPTTEDARSRPSPNIGENVHIPSEEDYIGEHESDNFDVEGDQVMEEAHVEDTSKVKKTRGKTRCLKIYARTWEEREEVTFDQGAAVGPTAQRVKDLTNFIGTMGRNNDFITLMYTN; this is translated from the exons ATGACTcc cAACTTAATGGAAAACGGAGCAACTTCAAAGAGGAAAAGACTAGTAAAAAAGTATCAAGCTCATGCAAAAGTTAAGGAATTTGAAATGAAGGAAGTATCTTCTGCTGCGAAACTAGTTCGGAATTTTATAACCAAAGGTGATAAAGGAAGTAATCAAGCCAAAATAGCACAACAGCCTAGGAGAAAAATTTCAGAAATTGGAGACAAATATAGTAGGGAGAATTCAATGGAAGGGAGAAATAAAACACTTGTAGACAATGTTATGAACCGGTCTTTGAGGTCTTCCCAAAACCAAGTGAGGAGTAATGTTCAACTAGAAGAACAACCAATTCCTAAGAAGATGAAGAGTAAGGCAAAGTTTCCAGCAATGGCTCTTGATGCctttttgcatacagaaggagtagaagtggaaagagaagaggaagatgACTTTGAGTCAATTGGTGAGGATGCTGGAGCTACTGAAAAAGAACCAGCTAACTtgataaacttaaaaaataacttaaagcgTCCAGCAATGACTCTTGATGCTTTTTTGGGTGACCAAGGAATTCATGTGGAAAGAGAAGAGGAACATAATGAAGTTCCAACTACTGAAGATGCTAGATCTAGGCCATCCCCGAATATTGGAGAAAATGTTCATATCCCCTCTGAGGAAGATTATATTGGTGAACATGAAAGTGACAATTTTGATGTAGAAGGAGATCAAGTTATGGAAGAGGCTCATGTAGAAG atacttCAAAGGTTAAAAAGACTCGTGGAAAAACAAGATGCCTAAAGATTTATGCAAGAACTtgggaagaaagggaggaagtgaCTTTTGATCAGGGAGCAGCCGTGGGGCCAACAGCTCAGAGAGTGAAggatttaactaattttattGGAACAATGGGAAGGAATAATGATTTTATTACCTTGATGTACACTAATTAG
- the LOC112796197 gene encoding uncharacterized protein isoform X1 has product MAVLIFLYSNLMENGATSKRKRLVKKYQAHAKVKEFEMKEVSSAAKLVRNFITKGDKGSNQAKIAQQPRRKISEIGDKYSRENSMEGRNKTLVDNVMNRSLRSSQNQVRSNVQLEEQPIPKKMKSKAKFPAMALDAFLHTEGVEVEREEEDDFESIGEDAGATEKEPANLINLKNNLKRPAMTLDAFLGDQGIHVEREEEHNEVPTTEDARSRPSPNIGENVHIPSEEDYIGEHESDNFDVEGDQVMEEAHVEDTSKVKKTRGKTRCLKIYARTWEEREEVTFDQGAAVGPTAQRVKDLTNFIGTMGRNNDFITLMYTN; this is encoded by the exons ATGgctgttttaatatttttatacagcAACTTAATGGAAAACGGAGCAACTTCAAAGAGGAAAAGACTAGTAAAAAAGTATCAAGCTCATGCAAAAGTTAAGGAATTTGAAATGAAGGAAGTATCTTCTGCTGCGAAACTAGTTCGGAATTTTATAACCAAAGGTGATAAAGGAAGTAATCAAGCCAAAATAGCACAACAGCCTAGGAGAAAAATTTCAGAAATTGGAGACAAATATAGTAGGGAGAATTCAATGGAAGGGAGAAATAAAACACTTGTAGACAATGTTATGAACCGGTCTTTGAGGTCTTCCCAAAACCAAGTGAGGAGTAATGTTCAACTAGAAGAACAACCAATTCCTAAGAAGATGAAGAGTAAGGCAAAGTTTCCAGCAATGGCTCTTGATGCctttttgcatacagaaggagtagaagtggaaagagaagaggaagatgACTTTGAGTCAATTGGTGAGGATGCTGGAGCTACTGAAAAAGAACCAGCTAACTtgataaacttaaaaaataacttaaagcgTCCAGCAATGACTCTTGATGCTTTTTTGGGTGACCAAGGAATTCATGTGGAAAGAGAAGAGGAACATAATGAAGTTCCAACTACTGAAGATGCTAGATCTAGGCCATCCCCGAATATTGGAGAAAATGTTCATATCCCCTCTGAGGAAGATTATATTGGTGAACATGAAAGTGACAATTTTGATGTAGAAGGAGATCAAGTTATGGAAGAGGCTCATGTAGAAG atacttCAAAGGTTAAAAAGACTCGTGGAAAAACAAGATGCCTAAAGATTTATGCAAGAACTtgggaagaaagggaggaagtgaCTTTTGATCAGGGAGCAGCCGTGGGGCCAACAGCTCAGAGAGTGAAggatttaactaattttattGGAACAATGGGAAGGAATAATGATTTTATTACCTTGATGTACACTAATTAG
- the LOC112796197 gene encoding uncharacterized protein isoform X3, which produces MTGVQGVWKRYKTRIKKKHFEPYFGNIEDMLVNRPLEIPEIQFRKLIAYWSIPTVKAMCVINSENRKKQQWRHKMGPINFARVRVDLREKKENKEEPNQAEMFVATRNGLKGKTLDVETQAVIDKLDDIQEAGETPTNAFQKVFGKENSGRVRCYGRTVTKTSLKKNKEIDEIKK; this is translated from the exons ATGACTGGTGTTCAAGGAGTATGGAAGCGTtacaaaacaagaataaaaaagaagcatTTTGAACCATATTTTGGAAATATTGAGGATATGTTGGTGAATCGTCCTTTGGAAATTCCAGAAATACAATTTCGGAAGCTAATTGCATATTGGAGTATTCCAACTGTCAAA GCCATGTGTGTTATAAATTCTGAAAATCGCAAGAAACAACAATGGAGGCATAAAATGGGCCCAATCAATTTTGCAAGAGTGCGTGTTGATTTG CGTGAGAAAAAAGAGAACAAAGAGGAACCAAATCAAGCTGAAATGTTTGTTGCAACTCGGAATGGACTAAAAGGGAAAACACTTGATGTAGAAACACAAGCTGTTATT GATAAACTTGATGATATCCAAGAAGCTGGAGAAACTCCTACTAATgcatttcaaaaagtttttggtAAAGAGAATTCAGGAAGAGTTCGATGTTATGGAAGAACTGTTACAAAAACTTCtcttaagaaaaataaagaaatagatgAAATCAAAAAATAA